Proteins found in one Phycisphaerales bacterium genomic segment:
- a CDS encoding PEGA domain-containing protein — protein MLKRAGLLLLIVGFGLGAGGCLERRMTITSEPPGATATVNGVEVGRTPVSASFVYFGKYQVELERDGYEPLRTEAKATTPLYEYPPIDLLASAVPLNITSNVNWHFVMEPEKSARGSTEATDAALLERARELRKQVQ, from the coding sequence ATGCTGAAGCGGGCCGGGCTGCTGCTGTTGATCGTGGGCTTTGGGCTGGGCGCCGGCGGCTGCCTCGAGCGCCGCATGACCATCACCTCCGAGCCGCCGGGCGCCACCGCGACCGTCAACGGCGTTGAGGTCGGGCGCACGCCCGTCTCCGCTTCCTTTGTTTACTTCGGCAAGTACCAGGTCGAGCTGGAACGCGACGGTTACGAACCCCTCCGCACCGAGGCCAAGGCCACAACGCCCCTCTACGAGTACCCGCCCATCGACCTGCTCGCCTCCGCGGTGCCCCTCAACATCACCAGCAACGTCAACTGGCACTTCGTCATGGAGCCGGAGAAGTCCGCCCGCGGCTCGACCGAAGCCACCGACGCCGCCCTGCTCGAGCGCGCCCGCGAGCTGCGGAAGCAGGTGCAGTAG